A region from the Azospirillum thermophilum genome encodes:
- a CDS encoding phosphopantetheine-binding protein, translating into MTDAAAAHTPSDIDADILAILSDKGRVARDLLVPEAALADLGIASLDVIEVVFALEDRFDIEIPFNANDARQEFTTVGDVLAAVRAAVASKSAANPATNPAA; encoded by the coding sequence ATGACCGACGCCGCAGCAGCGCATACCCCCTCCGACATCGACGCCGACATCCTCGCCATCCTGTCCGACAAGGGCCGGGTGGCGCGGGACCTGCTGGTGCCCGAGGCGGCTCTGGCCGACCTCGGCATCGCCTCGCTCGACGTGATCGAGGTGGTCTTCGCCCTTGAGGACCGCTTCGACATCGAGATCCCCTTCAACGCCAACGACGCCCGGCAGGAGTTCACGACCGTCGGCGACGTGCTGGCCGCGGTCCGCGCGGCGGTGGCCTCCAAGTCGGCTGCGAACCCCGCCACCAATCCCGCCGCCTGA